CGGTGCCGCCGGGCTTCGTCGTGAAGAACGGATCAAACAGCCGGTCGCGAATCTCGGTCGGGATCCCGTCCCCCTCATCCGAGACCCGTACGGCGACGCCCCCCTGGTCGAACGAGACGCCAGCCGGCGCATCGTCCGAGGTGAGCGGCGCGATCTCGATGCGCACCGTCCCCGGATGTGTCGACGCCTGCACGGCGTTGAGCGCCAGGTTGAACACCGCGCGGTGCAGCAGGTCCTCGTCCCCTTCCACCACGAGCGGCGTGTCGGGGACGACGCATTGCACCTGCACCCCTTCGGTGCGGTCCGGGTGCGCCGCGGCGAGCGAACTCGCCCCGCGCACCACGGCGGCCATGTCCACCGCCCCCATGCGCGTCACGCGCACGCGGGCAAAGTCGAGGAACTCGCTCAACAGCCGCGACAGGCGGTCGGACTCGCGCACGATGAGCGACGACAGCGAGCGCTCGTCGTCATTGGCGCGCGGCGAACGCCCGAGCTGTTCCACCGCCGAGCGAATGGAGGCCAGCGGGTTCTTGATCTCGTGGGCCAGCGATGCGCTCAGTTCGGCCACCGCCTCCAGCCGCTCGGCGCGCATGTGCAGCGTGTCGAGCCGCTTCTGGTCGGAGATGTCCTGGAAGATCACCGTCGCCGTCGCCCCCTCCCCCGGCTCCCCGTTGCCCCCGTTAGGCGAGGAGACCGTCGTGTTCAACCCGATCGGGAAGGAGCGCGTCGCCGTCGAGACGGTTCCCTCGGCGCGCGTCGTGCGCACGCCATCACGCGCCGCCCGCTCGATGGCGCGCGCCAGCACGGGCGACACCGGCTCGATGAGCGCCAGCGCCGGCCGCCCCACCTGGGACTCGAGCGGGAGGCCAAGGAGCGCCTCCGCCGTCGGGTTGGCGTAGAGCAGCGTCCCGCGCGCGTCGATGGTGACGATGCCGCTGCGGATGTTGCGCAGGATGTCGCTGGCCTCGAGCCGCACCTTCACCAGTTCGGCGGCTAACTGTTCCGTGCCGGCGCGCGCCTCGCGCAGCCGCGCGGCGATGTACCACGAGGAGAGCGCGACCAGCGCGAACACCAGGAGCTGCAACAGGAGCGCGGCGTTGATCGGCGAGCGCGTGAGGAGGATGACGTCGCCGAAGTAGAGGACGCAGGCCAGCGCCGCCGTGAGGAAGGCGCCCGACGTGGTCAGCAACACGGCGGCCAGGGCGATGACGAGGATGTAGAGCGCCGCAAACTGCGACGTCCCGCCCCCCGTGATGTGCACGATCCCCGTCACCAGGGCGAGGTCGAAGACCGCCTGGATGGAGAGGAAGGTCGACCCGGGAAGCGCGTCGCGATCCTCGCTGAACAGCGCCGACCCCGCCGTGAAGACCAGCGCCACCGTGATCAGGAGCGACGCCATCAGCGTGTCGCCGCGATCGGCGTCGCTCCACGCGAAGATGGCCGCGAGGTAGATCGCCGTCGTCGTGATGAGGCGCCCCACATATATGAAGCGCAGCAGGCGACGCGGCTCGAAGAGCGCTCGGGCTTCCGGGTTGATCGACTTCACGCGGGGGGCGTCGGGTGGCGCCTTGCATCCTGCAACGAACGGGATGCGCAGCCGGGGATGGCAAAGTGCCACTCTCAGGACGACTGGCGGCGGAACGCGTTTCCCCGCATGGCGTTGAGGCTGTAGCGAAATGCCGTGCCCGGGTTAGGC
This genomic stretch from Gemmatimonadaceae bacterium harbors:
- a CDS encoding PAS domain-containing protein, with translation MKSINPEARALFEPRRLLRFIYVGRLITTTAIYLAAIFAWSDADRGDTLMASLLITVALVFTAGSALFSEDRDALPGSTFLSIQAVFDLALVTGIVHITGGGTSQFAALYILVIALAAVLLTTSGAFLTAALACVLYFGDVILLTRSPINAALLLQLLVFALVALSSWYIAARLREARAGTEQLAAELVKVRLEASDILRNIRSGIVTIDARGTLLYANPTAEALLGLPLESQVGRPALALIEPVSPVLARAIERAARDGVRTTRAEGTVSTATRSFPIGLNTTVSSPNGGNGEPGEGATATVIFQDISDQKRLDTLHMRAERLEAVAELSASLAHEIKNPLASIRSAVEQLGRSPRANDDERSLSSLIVRESDRLSRLLSEFLDFARVRVTRMGAVDMAAVVRGASSLAAAHPDRTEGVQVQCVVPDTPLVVEGDEDLLHRAVFNLALNAVQASTHPGTVRIEIAPLTSDDAPAGVSFDQGGVAVRVSDEGDGIPTEIRDRLFDPFFTTKPGGTGLGLSVVHRAIESHRGFVFVDSDVRGTRVTVLLPTSQVDPGE